TGACCTTGCACAAGTGAGTCACTTAGCTCATTTCCCAGATCTAAGTCTGTCTTTGAGTCAAAGGCCGCCCCAGACCAGAAAATGTCAACGGAAGCACTATTGGCTAAGATGAACGACACTTTGGAGCTGCTTACAGCTCGCTTGGCTGCAGTTGAGACTAAGGTAGGTGGGGAGACTACTGTAACCACCACCCTGGAAATGTCTGAGCTTGAAAGGCGATTCAAGCTTGTGGAAGACCAACTGAAGCTCTCTCAAGGGGAGAGCATCCACTACGAGAATGCTAGGGCTTATGCCCCAATCCAGGAGGAGCTCCCTAAGAACTTCGTGCTcacagatatccctaaattcaagggaacTGAAAATCCTCTACAGCACATTAGGTCCTATAAGGAGCACCTTGCTCTGAAGAGTTTGCCTGCGAGCATGCTAACTGCTATCTTTGCCCAATCCATGGAGGAACATCCAAGGGCATGGTTTTACAACCTAGATCTAAAGAATTACCCCACATTCGAAGATCTAACTACTGAGTTCTGTAGGCATTATGCTGACAATGCTGAAATCCAGACAACAATGAGGACTCTCGAAGTTATGACCCAGAGAGAAAAGGAATGCTTTACTGATTTCCTGGCTCgttggcgcgctgaaagcgtgaaattgaCCAAGAAATCCGAAGAGGTCGATATGGTCAATAGGTTTGTAAACAATCTGCAACCAGCTTACCGTAATGAgctaaaatatcaaaactttagcACATTCAAAGACTTGACTCGAATTTGGAGGAAAATCGAAGATGACCTCCGTACGGCGGAGTTTTCTAAACCCAAGGGATACCCTGGGGCTTCCTCCTCTAAATCAAAAGCAACTACTAGTGCTAATCATGTTCAAGCTATTAATTTCCTAGGAGGAACTTTCAAGAAACCACAACGCTCTACTCCAAGAGTGTTTACTGACATTGGGTGTACTTATACGTATGCACTTGAAAGACTCAAGGCCCAAGGGAAGCTAAACCAAAGTGGCCCAACTCCTGAACCACCCTTGGAACAATGACCGAAGTGGTACATGCCGGAGGCATACTGTGCCTACCACCAAGGGAAGGGGCACGATACAAACAAATATTTCCGCCTCAAGCATgaaatccaagatatgattgagaatggaacaatCCCAATACCCACTGTGAAGCCCAATAatgtcaccaatccatttg
The Silene latifolia isolate original U9 population chromosome 11, ASM4854445v1, whole genome shotgun sequence genome window above contains:
- the LOC141613540 gene encoding uncharacterized protein LOC141613540, whose protein sequence is MSTEALLAKMNDTLELLTARLAAVETKVGGETTVTTTLEMSELERRFKLVEDQLKLSQGESIHYENARAYAPIQEELPKNFVLTDIPKFKGTENPLQHIRSYKEHLALKSLPASMLTAIFAQSMEEHPRAWFYNLDLKNYPTFEDLTTEFCRHYADNAEIQTTMRTLEVMTQREKECFTDFLARWRAESVKLTKKSEEVDMVNRFVNNLQPAYRNELKYQNFSTFKDLTRIWRKIEDDLRTAEFSKPKGYPGASSSKSKATTSANHVQAINFLGGTFKKPQRSTPRVFTDIGCTYTYALERLKAQGKLNQSGPTPEPPLEQ